In bacterium, the genomic stretch AACCTCCGATTCTAGTACTTGATTTCTTAAGATAAAAACAATGGCAAAACTTGTCAAACCTGTGTCACGTTTGTGACTACTGGAACAGAAAGGAATCGATCCCGCGGATCAATCCGGTCGAGCTGCCGACGTTGCGGATCGCGATCAGCGCGCCGGCCAGATAAGGCGCCGGGCTCGCTCCCGCATCGTAACGAATGCTTAACCGTTCATCCTTCTCGCCGAAGAGGACTTCCAACCCGATCACAAAACCGGGCAATCGTATCGAATGAATTTGAGTATCGTTCAAAGTTGCGCCGCGGCTCTCAACCGGTCCTACTGTACTGGAAATGGGGCGCTCCATTTCCGGTTTGCGAATTTCGGAGAGTCGAAAAGCTAATTGCCGCGCCATACCACTCGGCGAATCCGGTTTGCCCGCCGCAGCATAATCGATCACTTCCCAGTGCGAGAGGAACCGAGCAGCCTGACATGCAAAACGTTGCAACAGAATTGCTGAAGTTGCAAAATTTCCGCATGCGACCACTCCGACTCCGTTTTGCAACGCTGCTTCATGAATCTCCAGATAATCCTGATCGGTCAAACCGGAACTTCCCACCACCACATGCACCCTTTTATTCAACGCGGTTAAAACGTGATCTTTGACTACGTTCGCACTTGTGAAATCGATGTAAACGTCCGTGGGTACGGTCAGTGCGTCGCCAACCGATTTTTGGATGATCAAGTTCAGATTCGGTTGATCAAGAATTTCACCGAAATTCTCCCCCGCGCGTTTGCGCGAAACTGCCCCGACCAGGCTGAGATCTTTGGTTTTAAGAATTTCGCGGGATAAGGGCAACCCGGTCCATCCTGTAGCACCCCCCACGCAGACATTGAGATGCTTGTTCATCGTTTTCTTTTCTTTTCCGAGTCAAGCAGATCACCGTAAAAAGTCCGGGCAACTTCATCGACATCTTGCACGTTATTTTTCGCGCGGGGTTCCTCTGCCTTTTTGAACAGGGATTGCCAGAAAGCAACAATCGCCGCCAACAGTCTATTGATCACTACTCTCCCTTATCTGAGTACAATCATACTCAGCTGAGCCAAGGTTTGCCACTTACATTGATGGAGCCTCAGGCCCGAAAGCTATACAAGAAAGATAAAGAGTTGTAAATGGCAAATGCGTCAAGCATGAAGGCGGACAGCAAGTCAATGAACAGCTGGGGACCACCTGGGCGGTCCTCACGGAATGCTTTTTCCTGCTGAATTTCAGCCCGCAGATTCAGGATGATCTCTGGGAATTCAGCAATAGAGGAGGTTTACAGATCCATCATCCTAACCGATCCATGAATGAGCGGTGCCGGGAGATGAGGAAGAAGTATCACGATTTACCAGTGGACCTGGCCGACGCTACGATGGTGAGTATGGGGAAGAGCTTGGAATTGATCGCATCCTCACACTGGACCATCGTGATTTCTCAGTATATAGAATGAAAAATGGCAAACGCTTTAAGATGCTGCCAAAGCTATCCTAACGCTCGCAACCACACCGTCCGGATCAGTCGCCCTTATAGGTACGCACCTGTGTTACTTCGT encodes the following:
- the dapB gene encoding 4-hydroxy-tetrahydrodipicolinate reductase — its product is MNKHLNVCVGGATGWTGLPLSREILKTKDLSLVGAVSRKRAGENFGEILDQPNLNLIIQKSVGDALTVPTDVYIDFTSANVVKDHVLTALNKRVHVVVGSSGLTDQDYLEIHEAALQNGVGVVACGNFATSAILLQRFACQAARFLSHWEVIDYAAAGKPDSPSGMARQLAFRLSEIRKPEMERPISSTVGPVESRGATLNDTQIHSIRLPGFVIGLEVLFGEKDERLSIRYDAGASPAPYLAGALIAIRNVGSSTGLIRGIDSFLFQ